One Gordonia mangrovi genomic region harbors:
- a CDS encoding metal ABC transporter substrate-binding protein, which yields MSPVRRGALITAVVLLAATLGACSTAGVDRDRPKVLTTFTVLADIAGNVAGPHAEAVSLTKFGAEIHGYEPTPGDLHKAMDASLVVVNGLHLDDWFERFLTDIDVPRIVASDGIDPMHISDIPGATASDVDRPNPHAWMSPIAAKVYADNIAAGLARVDPDHADDYRRNAVQYGRQLDAEQQRLIDAVATLPANERALVSCEGAFSYLARDTGLTEHYIWPVNSEQEATPQQMRRTVDFVRDRAVPAVFCESTVNDAPMRQVQGDTGARYGGTLYVDSLSEADGPVPTYLDLLRHDISTIVAGLTGKDADHVEP from the coding sequence ATGTCACCGGTCCGACGCGGCGCGCTCATCACTGCCGTCGTCCTGCTTGCCGCCACCTTGGGGGCGTGCAGCACCGCGGGTGTGGACCGTGATCGCCCGAAGGTGCTGACGACCTTCACCGTGCTCGCCGACATCGCCGGCAATGTCGCCGGGCCGCACGCCGAGGCCGTGTCGTTGACCAAGTTCGGCGCGGAGATCCACGGATACGAACCCACCCCGGGCGACCTGCACAAGGCGATGGACGCCTCGCTGGTGGTGGTCAACGGTCTGCACCTCGACGACTGGTTCGAACGTTTCCTCACCGACATCGACGTTCCGCGCATCGTCGCCAGCGACGGCATCGACCCGATGCACATCAGCGACATCCCGGGCGCCACCGCTTCCGATGTCGACCGACCCAATCCGCATGCCTGGATGTCCCCGATCGCGGCGAAGGTCTACGCCGACAACATCGCCGCCGGCCTCGCGCGGGTCGATCCCGACCATGCCGACGACTACCGCCGCAACGCAGTGCAGTACGGGCGGCAACTCGACGCCGAGCAGCAGCGGCTGATCGATGCGGTCGCCACCCTGCCCGCCAATGAGCGCGCGCTGGTGTCCTGCGAAGGTGCGTTCAGCTATCTCGCCCGCGACACCGGGCTGACCGAGCACTACATCTGGCCGGTGAACTCCGAACAGGAGGCCACACCCCAGCAGATGCGCCGAACGGTCGATTTCGTCCGCGACCGCGCGGTTCCGGCGGTGTTCTGCGAATCCACCGTCAACGACGCCCCGATGCGGCAGGTGCAGGGCGACACCGGCGCACGCTACGGCGGGACCCTGTACGTCGACTCCCTGTCCGAGGCCGACGGGCCGGTACCCACCTACCTCGACCTGCTTCGCCACGACATCTCCACCATCGTCGCCGGACTCACCGGGAAGGACGCCGACCATGTCGAACCCTGA
- a CDS encoding ArsR/SmtB family transcription factor, whose product MTDETAMSRDTRSLHHPVEPDPALLAAATSVFAMLAEPTRLHLVSLLADGEADVSSLTEATGASRTAVSQHLAKLRFTGLVDTRKEGRRVIYRIRDGHLRRLIAEALNFADHQVTGEPTHS is encoded by the coding sequence ATGACCGACGAGACGGCGATGTCACGCGACACCCGCAGCCTGCACCACCCCGTCGAGCCCGACCCCGCTCTCCTCGCCGCGGCGACCTCGGTGTTCGCCATGCTCGCCGAACCCACCCGACTACATCTCGTGTCCCTGCTCGCCGACGGCGAGGCCGACGTCAGTTCATTGACCGAGGCGACCGGTGCGTCGCGGACGGCGGTCAGCCAGCACCTGGCGAAACTGCGATTCACCGGGCTGGTGGACACGCGCAAGGAAGGCCGCCGCGTCATCTACCGAATCCGCGACGGCCATCTGCGTCGGCTGATCGCCGAGGCCCTCAACTTTGCCGATCATCAGGTGACCGGCGAGCCCACGCATTCGTGA
- a CDS encoding MFS transporter, whose translation MATLFGIRVFRRLFAAQVVSLLGTGLMTVALGLLAFDLAGADAGAVLGTALAIKMVAYVVMAPIMRAVCARWSARSVLVGADIVRVLMAAALPWVGEVWQVYLLVFALQSASATFTPTFQAVIPTVVTERDTYTRAVSASRVAYDLESVVSPMVAAALLGVMGYSYLFAGTAVGFAASATLVITSGLRSTGTRTAAVSSVGDLWDTTTAGLRIMLARPVFRGILWANVASAAATAVVVVGSVVYVRATLGLGDSVLAIALGTFGAGSILAAAALPRLLTVFGAGRLVGHGAALCAVALLGVATMSATRPTLAALLVLWFALGAGTSLITTASTQLLRDHTHDDDRDAVFTAQFSASHAAFLVTYPVAGWGPGLVGPWAMPLLMASMAAGAGVLARRTWTASAERIRAHRSPTMTTEALSG comes from the coding sequence GTGGCCACGTTGTTCGGTATCCGGGTGTTCCGCCGGTTGTTCGCCGCCCAGGTCGTCTCCCTACTCGGCACCGGGTTGATGACCGTGGCCTTGGGCTTGCTGGCGTTCGATCTGGCCGGCGCCGATGCCGGGGCGGTGCTCGGTACCGCGCTGGCGATCAAGATGGTCGCCTATGTGGTGATGGCGCCGATCATGCGTGCGGTGTGTGCCCGCTGGTCGGCGCGTTCGGTGTTGGTGGGCGCCGACATCGTGCGCGTGCTGATGGCGGCCGCGCTGCCGTGGGTCGGCGAGGTGTGGCAGGTCTACCTGCTGGTCTTCGCCCTGCAGTCGGCCTCGGCGACGTTCACACCCACCTTCCAGGCGGTGATCCCGACGGTCGTGACCGAGCGCGACACCTACACCCGCGCGGTGTCCGCGTCGCGGGTCGCCTACGACCTCGAGTCCGTGGTCAGCCCGATGGTCGCGGCGGCCCTGCTGGGCGTGATGGGTTACTCATACCTGTTCGCGGGGACCGCGGTCGGGTTCGCGGCATCGGCAACGCTGGTGATCACATCGGGTCTGCGCAGTACCGGTACTCGGACGGCTGCGGTCTCCTCGGTCGGCGATCTCTGGGACACGACGACGGCGGGGTTGCGGATCATGCTGGCACGGCCGGTCTTCCGTGGCATTCTGTGGGCAAACGTGGCCTCCGCGGCGGCCACCGCGGTCGTGGTGGTGGGATCGGTGGTCTATGTCCGCGCAACCCTCGGTCTCGGCGACTCCGTCCTCGCCATCGCACTCGGGACCTTCGGCGCCGGGTCGATCCTGGCGGCGGCCGCGCTCCCCCGGCTTCTCACGGTCTTCGGCGCGGGCCGCCTCGTCGGGCACGGCGCTGCGCTCTGCGCGGTCGCCCTCCTCGGCGTCGCCACGATGTCGGCGACCCGACCGACCCTGGCCGCCCTCCTCGTCCTCTGGTTCGCACTCGGCGCCGGCACCTCGCTGATCACCACGGCATCCACGCAACTGCTGCGCGATCACACCCACGACGACGACCGCGACGCGGTCTTCACCGCACAGTTCTCGGCCTCCCACGCCGCGTTCCTGGTCACCTATCCGGTGGCGGGCTGGGGACCTGGACTCGTCGGTCCGTGGGCGATGCCGCTGCTCATGGCTTCGATGGCGGCGGGTGCCGGCGTTCTCGCCCGGCGCACCTGGACGGCGTCCGCCGAGCGGATTCGCGCGCACCGGTCGCCTACGATGACAACCGAGGCGCTGAGCGGCTGA
- a CDS encoding NAD(P)-dependent alcohol dehydrogenase, translating to MPTTVNAYIATAADQPLEAATIERRDPKPHDVVIDIAYAGICHSDIHTARGEWGRTAFPVVPGHEIAGVVSAVGSEVTRYSVGDRVGVGCFVDSCRECGPCRQGEEQYCERGMTGTYNAVDRYGAPTHGGYSTAIVVDENYVCGIPEGIGLDEAAPLLCAGITLFSPLRHWNAGPGKKVAIVGLGGLGHMGVKIAHAMGAEVTVLSQSLKKMEDGLRLGADHYYATGDPDTFRTLRNEFDLIINTVSANLPIHKYLGMLAINGTLVELGLPEHPIEVPAFAVAANRRSFAGSMIGGIAETQEMLDFCAEHGIGSEIEVIGADKINEAYDRVVASDVRYRFVIDTATL from the coding sequence ATGCCCACCACCGTCAACGCTTACATCGCGACCGCCGCCGACCAACCACTCGAGGCCGCCACCATCGAACGTCGTGACCCGAAACCGCACGATGTGGTCATCGACATCGCCTACGCCGGCATCTGTCATTCCGACATCCACACCGCGCGCGGCGAGTGGGGGCGGACGGCCTTCCCGGTCGTTCCGGGCCACGAGATCGCCGGTGTCGTCTCGGCCGTCGGGTCCGAGGTGACCCGCTACTCGGTGGGTGACCGGGTCGGTGTGGGCTGCTTCGTCGACTCCTGTCGCGAATGTGGACCGTGCCGGCAGGGTGAGGAGCAGTATTGCGAGCGTGGCATGACCGGGACCTACAACGCGGTCGACCGATACGGCGCTCCCACCCACGGCGGCTACAGCACAGCCATCGTGGTCGACGAGAACTACGTCTGTGGCATCCCGGAGGGCATCGGCCTCGACGAGGCGGCGCCGCTACTGTGCGCAGGGATCACCCTGTTCTCCCCGCTGCGGCACTGGAACGCCGGCCCGGGCAAGAAGGTCGCGATCGTCGGCCTCGGCGGGCTGGGGCACATGGGCGTCAAGATCGCGCACGCGATGGGCGCCGAGGTGACCGTTCTGTCGCAATCGCTCAAGAAGATGGAAGACGGGCTGCGGCTGGGCGCCGACCACTACTACGCCACCGGCGACCCGGACACCTTCCGCACACTGCGCAACGAATTCGACCTGATCATCAACACGGTGTCGGCCAACCTGCCGATTCACAAGTACCTGGGCATGCTCGCCATCAACGGCACGTTGGTGGAACTCGGCCTGCCCGAGCATCCGATCGAGGTCCCGGCCTTCGCGGTCGCTGCCAATCGCCGCAGTTTCGCCGGGTCGATGATCGGCGGCATCGCGGAAACCCAAGAGATGCTGGACTTCTGTGCCGAACACGGCATCGGTTCCGAGATCGAGGTCATCGGTGCCGACAAGATCAACGAGGCCTACGACCGCGTCGTCGCCAGCGATGTGCGGTACCGCTTCGTCATCGACACGGCGACCCTCTGA
- a CDS encoding alpha/beta fold hydrolase has protein sequence MTPPFRYADLRGARLAWNQTGRGPAAVWAHGMSTNSYGQESSGQFDWRAVSSAHRLIRYDARGHGRSSGGRTAVEYTWPELAQDLLALLDVTAPGERVHAIGASMGTATILCAALAAPGGFDRLVLTTPPTIWQTRRAMAALRESDAAEIERDGLAAYLRAAPDVPASPALAEAKRHVGPIAVPSSIYPWVLRGSAITDLPPADDLGMLDRPTMILSWTGDPAHPVSSGELLAEALPNAELQVAATPAELRSWPAAVADFLASA, from the coding sequence ATGACCCCGCCCTTTCGATACGCCGACCTCCGGGGTGCGCGACTCGCCTGGAATCAGACGGGTCGCGGCCCGGCGGCGGTCTGGGCGCACGGGATGAGTACGAATTCGTACGGCCAGGAGTCGTCCGGCCAATTCGATTGGCGCGCGGTGAGTTCGGCCCATCGACTGATTCGCTATGACGCCCGCGGACACGGCCGGTCGAGTGGCGGGCGCACCGCCGTCGAGTACACCTGGCCGGAACTGGCGCAGGATCTGCTCGCACTCCTCGATGTGACCGCACCCGGCGAACGAGTGCATGCCATCGGCGCCTCCATGGGAACGGCGACGATCCTCTGCGCCGCACTCGCTGCGCCGGGCGGGTTCGACCGGCTCGTCCTCACCACACCGCCGACCATCTGGCAGACGCGGCGCGCGATGGCAGCACTGCGCGAATCCGACGCAGCCGAGATCGAACGCGACGGCCTCGCCGCGTATCTGCGTGCGGCGCCTGACGTCCCGGCATCTCCCGCGCTGGCCGAGGCGAAACGACATGTCGGTCCGATCGCGGTGCCGTCGTCGATCTATCCGTGGGTGCTGCGGGGTTCGGCCATCACCGACCTCCCGCCGGCTGATGACCTCGGCATGCTTGACCGGCCCACGATGATCTTGTCCTGGACAGGCGACCCGGCCCACCCCGTCAGCAGCGGTGAACTCCTCGCCGAAGCGCTGCCGAATGCCGAACTGCAGGTCGCCGCCACACCCGCCGAACTGCGTTCCTGGCCTGCCGCGGTCGCGGATTTTCTCGCCTCGGCATGA
- a CDS encoding NADH-quinone oxidoreductase subunit A, which yields MLMVAAAVIVAVLALHRLTAVAPTRLTVLPFESGWPPTEHSLSRYHARWYPATLLFLAFDVEMLFMYPWAVVVAELGTSAVIEMFVFLGALFVVVAWAWREGVLRWA from the coding sequence ATGCTCATGGTGGCCGCCGCCGTCATCGTTGCGGTCCTTGCGCTGCACCGTCTCACGGCCGTCGCACCGACGAGGCTCACCGTCCTGCCGTTCGAATCCGGTTGGCCGCCCACCGAACACTCCCTGTCCAGGTATCACGCGCGTTGGTATCCGGCGACGTTGCTGTTTCTGGCATTCGATGTCGAGATGTTGTTCATGTATCCGTGGGCGGTGGTGGTCGCCGAACTCGGGACGTCGGCCGTCATCGAGATGTTCGTCTTCCTCGGCGCGCTCTTCGTGGTGGTCGCCTGGGCGTGGCGAGAAGGTGTGCTGCGATGGGCCTGA
- a CDS encoding complex I subunit 1 family protein — protein MDDSTITTVPAIWALAGAAILGAFALYGATLDGMLSAPRGARRGAASIPVRETARLLRQPRRTTVAADRLLWRAGAYGMLVAALLMITVVPLGSWTLFDLDVGIVWFNAMDVMIWALVWLTGWGANATYGLVGGYRFLAHGLGYELPLMFALVAPAIAAESLRVTDVAAAQQGLWYVVWMPVAFLVYCLAVSAFSVWGPFAAAVGRDLAGGVTAELSGADRLLFQVGRLALLAAGAAFAVPMFLGGGAGPLLPDWLWVLMKTGVVLTALVWLRRRMPILRPDKFMEIGWVILLPLVLVQDLLVAVIAVWKG, from the coding sequence ATGGATGACTCGACGATCACGACCGTGCCCGCCATCTGGGCGCTGGCCGGCGCCGCGATCTTGGGAGCGTTCGCACTCTACGGCGCCACGCTCGACGGGATGCTGTCGGCGCCACGCGGTGCGCGCCGCGGTGCAGCTTCCATCCCGGTGCGTGAGACTGCTCGTCTGCTGCGGCAACCCCGCCGGACCACTGTTGCCGCCGACCGGTTGCTCTGGCGTGCAGGTGCTTACGGCATGCTCGTCGCTGCGCTGCTCATGATCACGGTGGTCCCGTTGGGTTCGTGGACGCTGTTCGATCTCGACGTGGGCATCGTGTGGTTCAACGCGATGGATGTGATGATCTGGGCGCTGGTGTGGCTGACCGGGTGGGGCGCCAACGCGACCTACGGTCTGGTGGGTGGCTATCGGTTCCTCGCACATGGCCTGGGCTACGAGTTGCCGCTGATGTTCGCGCTGGTTGCGCCCGCGATCGCCGCCGAGAGTCTGCGGGTCACCGATGTCGCAGCCGCCCAACAGGGTCTCTGGTACGTCGTGTGGATGCCGGTGGCGTTTCTCGTCTACTGCCTTGCCGTGTCCGCATTCTCGGTGTGGGGACCGTTCGCTGCCGCCGTCGGACGTGACCTCGCAGGCGGTGTGACCGCGGAACTCTCCGGGGCGGATCGACTGCTCTTCCAGGTCGGCCGCCTGGCGCTGCTCGCGGCCGGCGCGGCATTCGCCGTGCCGATGTTCCTCGGTGGCGGCGCCGGGCCGCTGTTGCCCGACTGGCTGTGGGTGCTGATGAAGACCGGTGTCGTCCTCACGGCGCTGGTGTGGCTGCGCCGCCGGATGCCGATCCTGCGGCCCGACAAGTTCATGGAGATCGGCTGGGTCATCCTGCTCCCGCTCGTCCTCGTCCAAGACCTCCTGGTCGCCGTCATCGCTGTCTGGAAGGGCTGA
- a CDS encoding NADH-quinone oxidoreductase subunit J family protein: MVVDIVFWICAVLSVAAGAAVFWVDSMARATYALAISFVAVGVALLLLQQNYVGVVTILMMIMEMAVMAVYMVMFMGMNPALMPMSMVHDKRWALVASIGTFVLLAAGILSVDWPSRRGTPSVDLTRALGEELMGPKMLAMIVISPVMVATMVAGIVLAAKRTRYDRFGDDLTRPARDPQPGGVGR, translated from the coding sequence ATGGTTGTCGACATCGTGTTCTGGATCTGCGCGGTCCTCTCGGTGGCCGCCGGAGCCGCCGTCTTCTGGGTGGACTCGATGGCGCGGGCCACCTACGCCCTGGCCATCTCGTTCGTCGCCGTCGGCGTGGCCCTGCTGTTGTTGCAGCAGAACTACGTCGGCGTGGTGACGATCCTGATGATGATCATGGAGATGGCGGTGATGGCCGTCTACATGGTCATGTTCATGGGGATGAACCCGGCGCTCATGCCGATGAGCATGGTGCACGACAAACGGTGGGCGCTCGTGGCGTCGATCGGCACCTTTGTGCTCCTCGCCGCCGGAATCCTGTCGGTGGACTGGCCGAGCCGACGCGGCACGCCATCGGTCGACCTCACGCGCGCGCTCGGCGAGGAACTCATGGGGCCGAAGATGCTCGCGATGATCGTCATCAGTCCGGTGATGGTGGCGACCATGGTGGCCGGGATCGTACTGGCGGCCAAACGCACTCGCTATGACCGGTTCGGTGACGACCTCACCAGACCGGCTCGTGATCCGCAGCCGGGAGGGGTGGGTCGATGA
- a CDS encoding NADH-quinone oxidoreductase subunit NuoK, giving the protein MILQTVLMVAAALFCVGLYGALSQQVVVMVMMGLELMINGVILAAGAVWWFLAPEPSGQVLLLVIIAAMTVEMAMGFAVATLLHRQRQADMTDMADELAE; this is encoded by the coding sequence ATGATCCTGCAGACCGTACTTATGGTGGCGGCCGCGCTGTTCTGCGTCGGTCTCTACGGTGCGCTGTCCCAACAGGTCGTCGTGATGGTGATGATGGGCCTCGAACTCATGATCAACGGCGTCATCCTGGCCGCCGGCGCGGTGTGGTGGTTCCTCGCCCCCGAGCCGTCCGGGCAGGTGCTGCTGCTCGTCATCATCGCCGCGATGACCGTGGAGATGGCAATGGGATTCGCGGTGGCCACCCTGCTGCACCGACAACGGCAGGCCGACATGACCGACATGGCCGACGAGCTCGCCGAGTGA
- a CDS encoding proton-conducting transporter transmembrane domain-containing protein has translation MNTLASAALWSLIGLPALAGAVLTLAPRADRFAAAIGVAVTAVVAALAVVVALERPTVATPFLAGADFALTVDDLSTLVIGVVAVVALLVVIFAAADITESPARFHGLMLLFVASVMITASAATLPTLLLAWELMGAMSYALIGFHWHQADTMPAGLVAFVTTRTADLGLYLAAGAALAGGAGLALADLPAASDGWRHVIAAGVLVAALGKAAQLPFSFWLSRAMEGPSPVSALLHSAAMVAMGGYLLLRTAPLLDVTGWAGPAAAWIGLLTAVILGVVATAQRDLKQLLAASTSAQLGFVVAAGGLGAVAGGSAQLVAHAFTKAALFLAAGAWLAALGTKQLDRLGGVAVRWRGLGVAAVIAALALAGVAPLSLWATKDSVLAVALEHSPWLYGVGLLASVLSAVYAGKIVAVVARPGMRRVSASFEGAPPSGAVAPVIVLAVGAAVAGLLALPPAGTALAEALDDGSVASSTAIELTVSGVLAIAVVALVWWRGVPEPRWAAQWLGIERGVRVAVVGPTLWLARTVARADQRLDRGVEVAVTKTTRLAGLAARVDTDVVDGAVEGAAGAAGRLGALARRPQTGQLHQYYLQIVAVLVLAVVVLVFVR, from the coding sequence ATGAACACCCTTGCCTCGGCCGCACTGTGGTCACTCATCGGGCTGCCCGCCCTCGCCGGCGCCGTCCTCACGCTCGCGCCGCGCGCCGACAGGTTCGCGGCCGCGATCGGCGTCGCGGTCACCGCAGTCGTGGCAGCGCTGGCGGTGGTGGTCGCGCTCGAACGCCCCACGGTCGCCACGCCGTTCCTTGCCGGCGCCGACTTCGCGCTGACCGTCGACGACCTGTCCACGCTGGTGATCGGAGTGGTGGCGGTCGTCGCGTTGCTGGTGGTCATCTTCGCCGCCGCCGACATCACCGAATCACCGGCCCGTTTCCACGGCCTGATGTTGCTGTTCGTCGCATCGGTGATGATCACCGCCAGCGCCGCGACGCTGCCGACGTTGCTGTTGGCGTGGGAGCTCATGGGCGCGATGTCGTATGCGCTCATCGGTTTTCACTGGCACCAGGCCGACACGATGCCGGCCGGGTTGGTCGCCTTCGTCACCACCCGCACGGCCGACCTCGGGCTGTACCTCGCGGCCGGCGCGGCACTCGCCGGGGGAGCGGGTCTGGCGTTGGCCGACCTGCCCGCGGCGAGTGACGGGTGGCGACATGTGATCGCCGCCGGCGTGCTGGTGGCCGCACTCGGCAAGGCCGCCCAGCTGCCGTTCTCGTTCTGGCTGTCACGGGCCATGGAGGGCCCCAGCCCGGTCAGCGCGCTGCTGCACTCGGCGGCCATGGTGGCGATGGGCGGCTACCTGTTGTTGCGGACGGCGCCGCTGCTCGACGTCACCGGCTGGGCCGGCCCGGCCGCCGCATGGATCGGCCTGCTGACCGCGGTAATTCTCGGCGTCGTCGCGACGGCCCAACGCGACCTCAAACAACTGCTCGCGGCCTCGACGTCGGCGCAGCTGGGCTTCGTGGTCGCCGCCGGCGGCCTCGGCGCGGTCGCCGGCGGCTCCGCACAGCTCGTCGCGCACGCGTTCACCAAGGCCGCGCTGTTCCTCGCCGCCGGTGCCTGGCTGGCGGCCCTGGGCACCAAGCAACTCGACCGCCTCGGTGGCGTCGCGGTGCGGTGGCGCGGCCTCGGCGTCGCGGCCGTCATTGCCGCGCTCGCACTCGCCGGTGTCGCGCCGCTGTCGCTGTGGGCCACCAAGGATTCGGTGCTCGCGGTGGCGCTGGAGCACTCGCCGTGGCTCTACGGTGTCGGGCTGCTGGCGTCGGTGTTGTCGGCGGTCTACGCCGGGAAGATCGTGGCGGTGGTGGCCCGACCGGGCATGCGGCGGGTATCGGCCTCGTTCGAGGGGGCGCCGCCGTCCGGTGCGGTCGCACCGGTGATCGTGCTCGCCGTCGGCGCGGCGGTCGCCGGACTGCTCGCCCTGCCACCGGCCGGCACCGCCCTGGCCGAGGCGCTCGACGACGGCTCGGTCGCCTCGTCCACGGCGATCGAACTGACCGTGTCGGGAGTGCTCGCCATCGCGGTCGTCGCCCTGGTCTGGTGGCGGGGCGTGCCCGAACCGCGATGGGCAGCACAGTGGTTGGGCATCGAACGCGGGGTGCGTGTCGCCGTCGTCGGGCCGACGCTGTGGCTGGCGCGCACCGTGGCACGCGCCGACCAGCGCCTCGACCGCGGTGTCGAAGTTGCCGTCACCAAAACCACCCGGCTCGCGGGGCTGGCCGCCCGCGTCGACACCGACGTCGTCGACGGCGCGGTGGAGGGCGCGGCCGGCGCGGCGGGGCGGCTCGGTGCCCTCGCCCGCCGCCCCCAGACCGGCCAACTGCACCAGTACTACCTGCAGATCGTGGCCGTCCTCGTCCTTGCCGTCGTCGTCCTCGTCTTCGTGAGGTGA
- a CDS encoding complex I subunit 4 family protein, with translation MLSVIVFLPAAAALLLLVPGWAASAIRWLWVAVTAVDLALVVWAWLIYDTPADGALALEAQVDWIPGVNSSYHVGVDGLSLPLVAMTAVIFLACAIFSMRGADDRPRSQVGLFLFLQTVSLGLFVAADLIVFFVFFDLSIVAMYFVIAGWGHGDARRSALKFFLYTFVGSLVLLLGFIGLYVAADPHTFDMVALAATPPSVDGSATGGLILAALLLGLAIKTPTVPFHTWLPPAHTDAPAIGSAVLAAVLLKMGTYGFVRVAMPMLPGSWRDWAPVIIVVGVVSVIYGALVALAQTDLKRMIAYTSVNHMGYIMVAVGAAGVVAADTADARSVAVTGALTQMVSHGLITGALFLLAGVFFDRAGSYDLDGYGGLASSAPRLATLFSLGAFASLGLPAFSGFIAEFQIFTGSIAAVPATAVALIGILIVAGLFLWALQRIFTGPVAGRSSGFADLRISEIVAVGVLIALSVVIGLLPRPLLDVIEPAATALVGLVGR, from the coding sequence CTGCTCAGCGTCATCGTCTTCCTGCCGGCGGCCGCAGCGCTGCTGCTCCTTGTGCCGGGGTGGGCGGCGTCGGCGATCCGATGGCTGTGGGTGGCGGTGACCGCCGTCGATCTCGCGCTCGTCGTGTGGGCCTGGCTGATCTACGACACCCCGGCCGACGGTGCACTCGCCCTCGAGGCCCAGGTCGACTGGATTCCGGGCGTGAACAGCAGCTATCACGTCGGCGTCGACGGCCTCTCGCTACCGCTGGTGGCGATGACGGCGGTGATCTTCCTGGCCTGCGCGATCTTTTCGATGCGGGGTGCCGATGACCGCCCACGGTCGCAGGTGGGGCTGTTCCTGTTCCTGCAGACCGTCAGTCTGGGCCTGTTCGTCGCCGCCGACCTCATTGTGTTCTTCGTCTTCTTCGACCTGTCGATCGTGGCGATGTACTTCGTCATCGCCGGCTGGGGCCACGGCGACGCCCGACGTTCGGCGTTGAAGTTCTTCCTGTACACCTTCGTCGGATCGCTGGTACTCCTGCTCGGGTTCATCGGGCTGTACGTGGCCGCCGATCCGCACACCTTCGACATGGTGGCACTCGCGGCCACACCGCCCTCGGTGGACGGCTCGGCCACCGGCGGCCTCATCCTGGCCGCGCTCCTGCTCGGCCTGGCCATCAAGACGCCGACGGTTCCGTTCCACACGTGGCTGCCACCCGCACACACCGACGCACCCGCCATCGGCTCGGCCGTACTCGCCGCCGTGCTGCTGAAGATGGGCACCTACGGTTTCGTCCGGGTGGCGATGCCGATGCTGCCGGGATCCTGGCGGGATTGGGCGCCGGTCATCATCGTGGTCGGCGTGGTGTCGGTGATTTACGGTGCGCTCGTCGCGCTCGCACAGACCGACCTCAAACGCATGATCGCGTACACGTCGGTCAATCACATGGGCTACATCATGGTCGCGGTGGGCGCCGCGGGAGTGGTGGCCGCCGATACCGCCGACGCCCGCTCGGTGGCGGTGACCGGTGCCCTCACCCAGATGGTGAGCCACGGACTGATCACCGGTGCGCTGTTCCTGCTGGCCGGAGTGTTCTTCGACCGCGCGGGCAGCTACGACCTCGACGGATATGGCGGCCTGGCGTCGTCGGCTCCGCGGTTGGCCACCCTGTTCTCGCTGGGTGCGTTCGCCTCGCTCGGGCTGCCCGCCTTCTCCGGGTTCATCGCCGAGTTCCAGATCTTCACCGGCAGCATCGCCGCGGTGCCGGCCACCGCCGTCGCCCTGATCGGCATCCTGATCGTCGCGGGCTTGTTCCTGTGGGCGCTGCAACGCATCTTCACCGGACCCGTCGCGGGCCGATCATCGGGATTCGCCGACCTGCGGATCTCCGAGATCGTGGCGGTGGGCGTGCTGATCGCGCTGTCGGTCGTCATCGGGCTTCTACCGCGACCCCTACTCGACGTCATCGAACCGGCCGCCACCGCCCTTGTCGGCCTGGTCGGGCGGTAG